TGCATAGTATCCACTGACCAGAGTCGCAGCTCATTGCTCCTGTAAACAACCAGAAGATAGGCCGTGCCATCGATTTCACTGAATGACATGTAATTGGCCGCATCCACAGAGTCCGCTCGTCTAATAAAATAGCAGAAAAAGACAACATTAAATCGGTATGGCTTGACCCAGAAGCTGCGGCACTCACCTCAGAGCCCCGCAAGGTTGTACAGAAAGCGAGGCATCAGATGCGGTTCCTCGACCTCGTGCGTCACAATGGAGTCATCGACACAGTTCATACCGTGGATCAAAACCTTGTTCTGGTAGGCCACAGCAAAGTGGGCTATTTGGGCGTGCTCCGACATAAACGAAGCAGCGACAGTGGGCATTCCGAGTCCGTCCGTAAGAAAGTAGGTACTTGGATCTTCGATCTTTTCAGTCACGTTATAGAACATCGATTGTGACTGAAGATCGTCtggcccagcagcagcgcccACAGCTACTCCAACCGTCTTCAGTGGGAACATATAGCGATGGTCACTGCTCACAGTGACAACCAGCCCAACAGTGTCATGGTTTGGGGCTGCTCCGTAAGGGATACATTGAGCACAGCCGAGTCGTTGATTCGCAAACGCAAGTGGTTCCTCACAAGCGATCTATCCAGGCTAAGCTCAGCGAGCTCTAGTACCGACTTTCTAGTCCGCCTTTAAGCAAAAATTGTAATTGCTTTACCGATTTGTTCACAATAAAACTTACCAATATACATATTAAGCGGTTTCTGTACTGCACCTTATTATTTGTGTAGCAGATATCTCAAAGTTATTGGAATCCTGCAGACTGTTCAGTCATGACAGAcagaaattaatttaaataatgGTCTCTCTTAAATCAACCCTGAAACCCTAACTGTAATCGATAGCTGATAGGTAATTAATAtgctattttttttaattgcaGCCCTGTCACCGTCTTGTGAAATAGATTGATCTGGAAGTGTAGTGAAATACGACGATAGGCCAAATTAAGGGACTCTTTAAAGCTGTATGACATTAGACTTTGTTAAATTTGCTGCAATTGCGATGCAACAAGAATGCAAATAATTCggcagtatatttacggtatattttgaaatttgtCACGTagttcggtatatttctgaggggcGATAAATCTGATATCGATACGCAACAACAACGCCGACTCTCATTCCATTTcgaagttattaattttaatttgttgCAACAATTATCTGAATTATAGAGCATAAAAATGTTCCAGCCACGTCTGAGATGCGGAACCATTTCTATATTTACACTGATGGCGATATGCGCTGCCGCAACCCCGCCCCCAATTACGGACACAGTGTTTTTGGCGCCGGAATCATCCATCGATATCACCGCCAATAAGTATGGGCCAAATACTCTAAGGACATACTGCTATCCTGGTAAACCGCCCTCGCTACTCAGTCTATTCGAAACGGTTGAGTTCTTTCTGGACATCGGCAACGATGACTATACCGAATATGGCGGACGCACTGCAAAGGAGGTGCTGGATCACTACAATGAGCAGCGCTCCCTCTTCAGCCTTACGCTCTTCTCGCAGAAGCGTCAACGGATACATCTTTCACCATTTGAACCCGAGTGCATTGGTGTTTCCTCCAGGCAGCCCTACAATGTGAGACTCCATCATGCGCAGTTCGATGTCTGGCGATTTCTACAGTTTGGCTTGGGCGTCCTCGTCTTCTGCAGTAGCCGTACCTTGGCCAAGAACAGCATATTCTATTATTTGGCTGGCATTGTGCTGGGTATATGCTGCTCGCTGCTGCTCATCATCTCTTTAACATCAAAACTTTTCCCCAGACGTCCCGTGATGTATGGCGTCCTGATTGGTGGCTGGACAATTGGAGTATATATACTCATGCAGTTGGCCGACAACATGCGTCTAATCCTATTGACCTATCGCGACTATGTGGTTTGGTATTTGATAATAACCGGCCTCATCTCATTCCTCGTCTGCTACCGCATCGGCCCACCTAAGAATCGGCGCTCCCAGAACATCATCATGTGGCTGCTCCAGGCGGTTGGTGGGGGTCTGGCCTACTTTAGTAGCTGGCATTCTAGTGGAGTTGTATTTCTGATAGTCTCTGTCTTTGTGGCATACTATTTCCCACAATCGATCGTGGTATATGGGAAAGCGCTCTATCGACGCCGCATTCCGCCCAAGCGGCGCCTGCTCACAGAAGAAGAGTACTACCAGCAGACGGTAAACGAGACACAAAAGTCACTGGCGCAGCTGCGCGAGTTCGTCAACAGCCCCAACTGCAAGCAGTGGAACATAATGAGCAACCTGCGAAATCCCATTCGCTTCGCTTTCTTTGCCAATGGGGAACCACATTTGTTCGACGAAGAGATCGAGGACTACTCACGCACCATAGAAGAGTCAATGGAGGCTGCCGACCAGAACGAGGCCGAGGACTATCTGCAGTGCAGCATGCACTACCGGCCCTTGTCCAACCATGGGTTCAACGTCAGCCAGGATCATCGTCGTCGGGCGCCTATGCCCCAGCTCCATTCACCAGCCTACCAACGAGACACGCTACGTGCGAACATCCAGCAGCCCTATGAGTCTGATAGCGATGACGACGAATACACGGAGCAGGATTAAGACCAAAAAggagaaaaacgaaaagagcCGATCCACACGAATCAAGAGACTCATTAGACTAAGATAAGATTACATTTTCTGATATGGGTTTGTGTACTTTGGTCAAGTTCCCGTTCCCTCAAAGAATGTTTACACTCAGGTTGCTAAATGAATGAATTTCATGCTAATTTTTCAACCTTATCGCACCATTGGCTGTTTTGCCAGATTCACGAAAAAGTTCCTTCGATCGCCGCTTAATTATAGTGAATGCCAAATAAGGAGAAGT
The Drosophila miranda strain MSH22 chromosome XL, D.miranda_PacBio2.1, whole genome shotgun sequence genome window above contains:
- the LOC108158289 gene encoding nuclear envelope integral membrane protein 1 translates to MFQPRLRCGTISIFTLMAICAAATPPPITDTVFLAPESSIDITANKYGPNTLRTYCYPGKPPSLLSLFETVEFFLDIGNDDYTEYGGRTAKEVLDHYNEQRSLFSLTLFSQKRQRIHLSPFEPECIGVSSRQPYNVRLHHAQFDVWRFLQFGLGVLVFCSSRTLAKNSIFYYLAGIVLGICCSLLLIISLTSKLFPRRPVMYGVLIGGWTIGVYILMQLADNMRLILLTYRDYVVWYLIITGLISFLVCYRIGPPKNRRSQNIIMWLLQAVGGGLAYFSSWHSSGVVFLIVSVFVAYYFPQSIVVYGKALYRRRIPPKRRLLTEEEYYQQTVNETQKSLAQLREFVNSPNCKQWNIMSNLRNPIRFAFFANGEPHLFDEEIEDYSRTIEESMEAADQNEAEDYLQCSMHYRPLSNHGFNVSQDHRRRAPMPQLHSPAYQRDTLRANIQQPYESDSDDDEYTEQD